One Candidatus Eisenbacteria bacterium DNA segment encodes these proteins:
- a CDS encoding ABC transporter ATP-binding protein, with the protein MTMPAILEVRGACKRFGGAIALDGVDLDVQRGEWVGLLGPNGAGKTTLVRAIAGRVRLDAGSIALAGGPSDRTALGHRVGLAPQENALYPFLTARENLEVFGRLYGLDGPELGERVAWALGWTGLAERADERTGGFSGGMKRRLNLACAVLHRPGLVLLDEPTTGVDPQSRERIFAMLAELRRDGTALLHTTHQLGEAQGVCERVVIIDHGRVVAAGAPLELVERTLGHAQEVVVTLDRAPVPASLPTGVDAQGRMLRVSMHDLTVDLAMLLGRLREAGYGVDDVRVVRPDLQAVFLHLTGRELRE; encoded by the coding sequence ATGACGATGCCGGCGATCCTCGAGGTGCGCGGAGCGTGCAAGCGCTTCGGGGGCGCCATCGCGCTCGACGGCGTCGATCTCGACGTGCAGCGCGGTGAATGGGTCGGGCTTCTAGGACCGAACGGCGCCGGCAAGACCACCCTGGTGCGCGCCATCGCCGGCCGCGTCCGGCTGGACGCCGGCAGCATCGCGCTCGCGGGGGGCCCGTCGGACCGCACGGCGCTCGGGCACCGCGTCGGCCTGGCGCCGCAGGAGAACGCGCTCTACCCGTTCCTCACCGCCCGCGAGAACCTCGAAGTATTCGGCCGCTTGTACGGGCTCGACGGACCCGAATTGGGCGAGCGCGTCGCCTGGGCGCTCGGCTGGACCGGCCTCGCCGAGCGCGCCGACGAGCGTACGGGCGGGTTCTCGGGCGGGATGAAGCGGCGGTTGAACCTCGCGTGCGCCGTCCTGCACCGGCCGGGCCTGGTACTGCTCGACGAGCCCACCACCGGCGTCGACCCCCAGAGCCGCGAGCGCATCTTCGCGATGCTGGCCGAGCTCCGCCGCGACGGAACGGCGCTCCTGCACACGACGCACCAGCTCGGCGAGGCGCAGGGCGTCTGCGAGCGGGTGGTGATCATCGATCACGGTCGGGTCGTCGCGGCGGGAGCACCGCTCGAGCTCGTGGAGCGGACCCTCGGGCACGCGCAAGAGGTCGTGGTCACGCTCGATCGTGCCCCGGTCCCGGCCTCGCTGCCGACGGGGGTGGACGCGCAGGGCCGGATGCTGCGCGTGAGCATGCACGACCTGACCGTCGACCTGGCAATGCTGCTCGGCCGCCTCCGCGAAGCCGGTTACGGCGTCGACGACGTCCGGGTCGTCCGGCCCGATCTGCAGGCCGTCTTCCTTCACCTCACCGGCCGCGAGCTCCGCGAATGA
- a CDS encoding ABC transporter permease — protein sequence MIGPVVRVSWLALVRDRYALVLSFLVPVAFFSILALVFGGLGRDTMAPIRVAVVDEDGTAGSALLVEALQSESGLTAELRPGDPARTAREAAIGIVRRGDAPAAIVVPEDFGKHLARFPAETLTVELFTDRAADPVAYHVVGGLLQRALVLAAPDRLVRGVADWLEDEAGALTPAQRRLVDDVAKSVAGGGPDAGRTVASPFRVAVTDVQGAVGREGRDAVSYYAAAIGVMFLLFTMTTAMRGLIAEEETGTLERLLSTNLTMGRLLLARWLFATALGCVQLAVMFVWGWAVFGLDLFGHAHLGGAVVMTVAAAAAAATFGLVLGAACRTQAQLQGLATVVILLMSALGGSMVPRYLMPEAMQRLALVTFNAWAVKGYEKVFWRDASLTALWPEVSMLAAMTLVGLVIARRLARRWESV from the coding sequence ATGATCGGACCCGTCGTCCGCGTCTCGTGGTTGGCGCTCGTCCGCGACCGCTACGCTCTGGTTCTCTCCTTCCTCGTTCCCGTCGCATTCTTCTCGATCCTGGCGCTCGTCTTCGGCGGGCTCGGGCGTGACACGATGGCTCCGATCCGCGTCGCCGTCGTCGACGAGGATGGAACGGCCGGAAGCGCGCTCCTCGTAGAGGCACTTCAGAGCGAATCCGGCCTGACGGCCGAGCTGCGGCCAGGCGATCCCGCTCGCACCGCCCGCGAGGCGGCCATCGGCATCGTGCGGCGTGGCGACGCGCCGGCGGCGATCGTCGTTCCCGAGGACTTCGGCAAGCATTTGGCGCGCTTCCCCGCCGAGACGCTGACCGTCGAGCTCTTCACCGACCGCGCCGCAGATCCCGTCGCGTACCACGTCGTCGGGGGACTACTGCAGCGAGCCCTCGTGCTGGCGGCGCCGGACCGGCTCGTACGCGGCGTGGCGGATTGGCTCGAGGACGAGGCAGGAGCGCTGACGCCGGCGCAGCGCCGGCTCGTCGACGACGTCGCGAAGTCCGTCGCCGGAGGAGGCCCCGACGCGGGCAGGACGGTGGCATCGCCCTTCCGCGTCGCGGTGACCGACGTGCAGGGAGCGGTCGGGCGCGAGGGCAGAGACGCCGTGTCGTACTACGCGGCGGCCATCGGCGTCATGTTCCTGCTGTTCACGATGACAACCGCGATGCGCGGCCTCATCGCCGAGGAGGAGACCGGTACGCTGGAGCGTCTCCTCAGCACCAACCTCACCATGGGCCGGCTTCTGCTTGCGCGCTGGCTGTTCGCCACCGCCCTCGGCTGCGTCCAGCTCGCCGTCATGTTCGTCTGGGGCTGGGCCGTCTTCGGGTTGGATCTCTTCGGGCACGCGCATCTCGGCGGGGCGGTCGTGATGACCGTTGCGGCCGCGGCGGCTGCCGCGACCTTCGGGCTCGTGCTCGGCGCGGCGTGCCGAACGCAGGCCCAGCTCCAGGGCCTCGCGACCGTCGTCATCCTCCTCATGTCCGCCCTCGGCGGCAGCATGGTACCCCGCTACCTCATGCCCGAAGCGATGCAGCGTCTCGCGCTCGTGACGTTCAACGCGTGGGCCGTCAAAGGGTACGAGAAGGTCTTCTGGCGCGACGCATCCCTGACCGCGCTCTGGCCCGAGGTCTCGATGCTCGCCGCCATGACGTTGGTCGGCCTGGTCATCGCGCGCCGCTTGGCACGGCGTTGGGAATCGGTCTGA